One part of the Musa acuminata AAA Group cultivar baxijiao chromosome BXJ1-5, Cavendish_Baxijiao_AAA, whole genome shotgun sequence genome encodes these proteins:
- the LOC135673050 gene encoding cyclic nucleotide-gated ion channel 17-like, translated as MFGSRRVDDEMELKKERAVRFYHDEKQNPAKTTYQGLKPGGYISNKVGSINTGKSIVFAEDHEPWRKRILDPGSDTVLKWNRVFLISCLVALFIDPLYFYLPKVEKSDTTCVRMDNNVSVAVTFFRTLADLFYILHIVIKFRTAYVAPSSRVFGRGELVMDPKKIARRYLRSDFIIDLAAALPLPQILIWSAIRNSRADHNNNALALIVLVQYIPRLYLIFPLSYQIVKADGVVTKTAWAGAAYNLLLYMIASHVLGASWYLLSVERQMTCWKSECRKENSTNVSLCRPRYLDCDSLNQADRQRWATSTQVFDNCDPNNANTTFNYGIFQNALTNEAFSTEFIKKYFYCLWWGLQNLSSYGQTLTTSTFIGETLFAILIAILGLVLFAHLIGNMQTYLQSMTVRLEEWRLKRRDTEEWMRHRQLPHHLRERVRRFVQYKWLATRGVDEESILQALPADLRRDIQRHLCLDLVRRVPFFSQMDDQLLDAICERLVSSLSTEGTYIVREGDPVTEMLFIIRGRLESSTTDGGRTGFFNSITLRPGDFCGEELLAWALLPKSTVNLPSSTRTARALVEVEAFVLRAEDLKFVANQFRRLHSRKLQHTFRFYSHHWRTWGACFIQAAWRRYKRRKMAKDLSMMESFNSRTDEQAADESGQEEDEVGTYSTSTSQTKLNLGVTILASKFAATTRKGAQKIKGIDMPKLQKPDEPDFSSETYD; from the exons ATGTTTGGATCGAGGAGGGTCGACGATGAGATGGAGCTTAAGAAGGAGAGAGCCGTAAG GTTCTATCATGATGAGAAACAAAATCCAGCTAAAACCACATACCAGGGCTTGAAACCTGGTGGTTACATATCCAATAAAGTTGGTAGTATCAACACCGGGAAGTCCATAGTTTTTGCCGAGGACCACGAGCCTTGGAGGAAGCGCATACTTGATCCAGGAAGTGATACTGTATTGAAGTGGAATCGTGTTTTTCTCATCTCATGCTTGGTTGCTCTGTTCATAGATCCATTGTATTTCTATTTGCCCAAAGTTGAGAAGAGTGATACTACATGTGTTAGGATGGATAACAATGTAAGTGTTGCCGTTACGTTTTTCCGGACACTTGCTGATCTGTTTTACATATTGCATATTGTGATAAAGTTTCGGACTGCATATGTGGCTCCGAGCTCAAGGGTGTTTGGGCGAGGGGAGCTTGTTATGGACCCTAAAAAGATTGCTAGGAGATATTTGAGATCAGACTTCATTATAGATCTAGCAGCTGCACTTCCTCTGCCACAG ATTCTTATTTGGTCAGCTATTAGGAACTCAAGAGCTGATCATAACAATAATGCCCTTGCTCTGATTGTGCTAGTGCAATATATACCAAGATTGTATCTCATAtttcctttaagttatcaaatagTTAAAGCTGATGGTGTTGTCACAAAGACTGCTTGGGCTGGTGCTGCATATAATCTACTGCTTTACATGATTGCTAGTCAT GTTTTAGGAGCTTCATGGTATTTACTATCAGTCGAACGGCAGATGACAtgttggaaatcagaatgcagGAAGGAAAATAGCACTAATGTGTCATTATGCAGACCTAGATATTTAGACTGTGACTCCTTAAACCAAGCAGATCGTCAGCGTTGGGCTACGTCTACACAAGTGTTCGACAACTGTGATCCTAATAATGCTAATACCACTTTCAACTATGGTATTTTCCAAAATGCTTTGACAAATGAAGCTTTCTCTACGGAGTTTATCAAGAAATACTTCTATTGTCTTTGGTGGGGTTTGCAAAACCTAAG TTCATATGGTCAGACTTTGACAACAAGCACTTTCATTGGAGAGACTTTGTTTGCGATACTTATCGCAATTCTTGGCCTAGTTTTGTTTGCACACTTGATTGGAAACATGCAG ACATACCTCCAATCTATGACTGTGAGACTTGAAGAGTGGAGACTAAAGCGCAGAGACACAGAAGAGTGGATGAGACATCGTCAACTTCCTCATCATCTACGAGAAAGGGTTAGAAGATTTGTTCAATATAAATGGCTTGCAACACGCGGAGTGGATGAAGAATCCATATTGCAGGCTTTACCTGCTGACCTTCGTCGAGATATTCAACGTCATCTGTGTTTGGATCTTGTTCGACGG GTTCCTTTTTTTTCACAGATGGATGATCAGCTTCTAGATGCCATATGTGAACGTCTGGTGTCCTCCCTAAGCACAGAAGGCACGTACATTGTTCGTGAGGGTGATCCCGTGACAGAGATGCTTTTCATTATCCGTGGCAGATTAGAGAGTTCAACTACCGATGGAGGCCGAACTGGTTTCTTCAATTCAATAACATTGAGGCCTGGGGATTTCTGTGGTGAGGAACTGCTTGCTTGGGCTCTTCTTCCGAAGTCGACAGTGAACTTACCTTCCTCCACTAGAACTGCAAGAGCACTAGTTGAAGTTGAGGCCTTTGTATTACGAGCGGAGGACCTCAAGTTTGTCGCCAATCAATTTAGGCGTCTCCACAGTAGAAAGCTGCAGCACACATTCCGCTTCTATTCACATCACTGGAGGACATGGGGTGCATGCTTCATTCAGGCAGCTTGGCGTCGCTACAAGAGGAGAAAGATGGCAAAGGATTTGAGCATGATGGAATCATTCAATTCTCGAACAGATGAGCAGGCAGCTGATGAATCAGGGCAGGAGGAAGATGAAGTCGGCACATACTCTACAAGCACTTCTCAAACTAAACTAAACCTTGGGGTCACTATTCTGGCTTCTAAGTTTGCGGCGACCACTAGAAAGGGAGCTCAGAAGATCAAGGGCATTGACATGCCCAAGTTACAGAAGCCAGATGAGCCTGACTTCTCTTCAGAAACTTATGATTAG
- the LOC103983947 gene encoding uncharacterized protein LOC103983947, translated as MAAAASDFMGVLQILWEALHLPVKAGTLFLYLLLLTLLSSSLLFLSAYSISPLVLDLVSKLSPLFRNPIGPEPPNLFHEIEKDLRDIASLTSGVAFVFFFVSLFLIVATMYTFAMAYTNRSLSPKQLLLRVGRRWYQTLVTRLYVVLLTLGLALLSSLVIGTLMLVSRVPTVATAGVVAVLLYLYLSTRWCTSLVITVVEETWGIGALSWSVELFIGNKKKGTILTLILKVVETAIFGAFGLALASPGPPRPPEAQMKLWCIVAAATAVWEIYAMAVYTVFYYECRKSHGLEEVMTVKGEYIYTGFPTAVAVKVDEIY; from the coding sequence ATGGCAGCTGCCGCCTCCGATTTCATGGGCGTCCTCCAGATCCTGTGGGAAGCACTCCATCTCCCTGTCAAGGCAGGAACCCTCTTCctctacctcctcctcctcaccctcctctcctcctctctcctctttctctccGCCTACTCCATCTCCCCTCTCGTCCTTGACCTGGTCTCCAAGCTTTCTCCCCTGTTCAGGAACCCCATCGGCCCGGAGCCCCCTAACCTCTTCCACGAAATAGAGAAGGACCTCCGTGACATCGCCAGCCTCACATCCGGCGTcgccttcgtcttcttcttcgtctctCTGTTCCTCATTGTTGCCACCATGTACACCTTCGCCATGGCCTACACCAACCGGAGCTTGTCCCCCAAGCAGCTGCTGCTCCGGGTCGGCCGCCGGTGGTACCAAACCCTGGTCACGCGGCTCTACGTGGTGCTTCTGACCCTTGGACTTGCACTCCTGTCCTCGCTCGTCATCGGCACCCTCATGCTGGTCTCCCGTGTCCCGACGGTCGCCACCGCAGGTGTCGTTGCAGTCCTTTTGTACCTCTACCTTTCCACAAGGTGGTGTACGAGCCTCGTCATCACTGTCGTCGAGGAGACCTGGGGGATCGGCGCCCTCTCCTGGTCGGTCGAGCTCTTCATAGGCAACAAGAAGAAAGGGACCATACTCACCCTCATACTGAAGGTGGTAGAGACGGCGATCTTTGGAGCATTTGGTCTCGCTTTAGCGTCGCCAGGGCCGCCTCGGCCGCCGGAGGCGCAGATGAAGCTCTGGTGCATCGTGGCAGCTGCGACTGCCGTGTGGGAGATCTACGCCATGGCTGTGTACACAGTGTTCTATTACGAGTGCAGGAAGAGCCACGGATTGGAAGAGGTCATGACGGTGAAAGGGGAATACATCTACACCGGCTTTCCCACTGCTGTTGCAGTTAAAGTCGACGAAATATATTGA
- the LOC135581860 gene encoding uncharacterized protein LOC135581860 isoform X1 has protein sequence MEEANIESRDSGIMELILDISHDLITAFVRKNLALMSFETGDLRPSNVTTIAGIETVDSVNEPNPTVLIGSWSARVADNLSSSRILPTLRSSSFSRRSRSRACGFVIRDRDGRPRLRRRPLEGVRQGQRPPRQAVPQARPKGVHEGGHPYSDRVRGDGIRRVLRQTHIYPDQQYHRRFRLGRGI, from the exons ATGGAGGAAGCCAACATCGAGTCACGAGACTCGGGTATCATGGAGCTCATTCTCGACATCAGCCATGACCTGATCACAGCTTTTGTGAGGAAGAATCTTGCTTTGATGTCATTCGAGACAGGTGACCTACGACCTTCGAAC GTGACAACAATAGCAGGAATCGAGACCGTTGATTCAGTCAATGAGCCTAATCCGACGGTGCTGATCGGAAGTTGGAGTGCTAGGGTTGCCGATAACCTGTCGAGCAGCCGTATTCTTCCGACTCTACGGTCGTCGTCGTTCTCACGTCGGTCTCGATCTCGAGCGTGTGGTTTTGTGATACGCGATCGAGATGGACGCCCTCGACTCCGCCGTCGACCCCTTGAGGGAGTTCGCCAAGGACAGCGTCCGCCTCGTCAAGCGGTGCCACAAGCCCGACCGAAAGG AGTTCACGAAGGTGGCCATCCGTACAGCGATCGGGTTCGTGGTGATGGGATTCGTAGGGTTCTTCGTCAAACTCATATTTATCCCGATCAACAATATCATCGTCGGTTCCGGTTAG GTCGCGGGATATAA
- the LOC135673051 gene encoding uncharacterized protein LOC135673051 isoform X1 yields MLAADSMLQTSKLGLGIPRRRRIRGTTGPDSVKLGFRTRSAAQEQRTESGEMFSRRWMSCFRVCVGKGKKAEVESIRGGEDLWDAASAAQQGSFPEHLVVMVNGLVGSADDWRFAAEQFVKKLPDKVIVHRSECNSSRLTFDGVDLMGERLAEEVISVVKQRRGVHKISFVAHSLGGLIARYAIGRLYEPITTMESSVGTEDHEDRGTGIKGRIAGLEPMNFITFASPHLGSRGHRQLPFLCGLPFLERRASETAHLIVGRTGKHLFLTDNDDGKPPLLLRMVDDCDDIKFRSALHSFKRRVAYANANFDHMVGWRTSSIRHQRELPKHHLLVHDEKYPHVVYVDKGERINNHNEVSTVAEAPKDELEEEMIRGLKQVSWERVDVSFQKSRQRYIAHNTIQVKSYWLNSDGEDVIFHMIDNFLV; encoded by the exons ATGCTCGCCGCCGATTCGATGCTCCAGACCTCGAAGCTCGGCTTGGGGATCCCCCGCAGGCGCCGGATCCGCGGCACCACGGGACCGGATTCCGTGAAATTAGGGTTCCGGACGCGATCCGCCGCTCAGGAACAGAGAACCGAGAGTGGGGAGATGTTTTCCCGCCGGTGGATGTCTTGCTTCAGGGTTTGCGTGGGCAAAGGGAAGAAGGCGGAGGTGGAGTCCATCCGCGGAGGTGAGGACCTCTGGGACGCTGCCTCGGCGGCGCAGCAGGGAAGCTTCCCGGAGCATCTCGTTGTAATGGTTAATGGCTTGGTTGGGAG TGCTGATGATTGGAGGTTTGCCGCCGAGCAGTTCGTCAAAAAGCTTCCAGATAAAGTAATCGTCCACC GCAGTGAGTGCAACTCTTCAAGGCTCACATTTGATGGGGTTGATTTGATGGGTGAAAGGCTAGCTGAAGAG GTTATATCAGTTGTTAAGCAAAGAAGGGGTGTACATAAAATTTCATTTGTGGCTCACTCTTTGGGTGGCTTAATAGCCAGATATGCTATTGGAAGGCTCTATGAACCTATCACAACAATGGAATCATCTGTTGGCACTGAAGATCATGAAGACAGAGGCACAGGCATCAAAGGTAGAATAGCTGGGTTAGAACCAATGAACTTTATAACATTTGCCTCGCCTCACTTAGGTTCAAGAGGCCATAGACAG CTTCCTTTTCTTTGTGGGCTTCCATTTCTGGAACGAAGGGCTTCTGAAACTGCACATTTGATTGTTGGGAGAACTGGAAAACATCTATTCCTGACAGATAATGATGATGGAAAGCCTCCGCTTCTCCTGCGGATGGTTGATGACTGTGATGATATCAAGTTCCG ATCAGCTTTGCACTCTTTCAAACGCCGAGTAGCTTATGCCAACGCAAATTTTGATC ACATGGTAGGATGGAGAACATCCTCAATTCGGCATCAACGTGAGTTACCAAAG CATCATCTTCTTGTGCATGACGAGAAGTATCCGCACGTTGTTTATGTGGATAAAGGAGAAAGGATAAACAATCATAATGAAGTATCTACAGTAGCAGAAGCTCCAAAAGATGAACTGGAAG AGGAGATGATCAGAGGTCTTAAACAAGTATCTTGGGAGCGTGTTGATGTAAGCTTTCAGAAAAGCAGACAGAGATATATAGCACACAATACAATCCAG GTCAAGAGCTACTGGTTGAACTCTGACGGTGAAGACGTGATCTTCCATATGATAGATAACTTCCTCGTCTAG
- the LOC135581860 gene encoding protein transport protein Sec61 subunit gamma-like isoform X2, protein MDALDSAVDPLREFAKDSVRLVKRCHKPDRKEFTKVAIRTAIGFVVMGFVGFFVKLIFIPINNIIVGSG, encoded by the exons ATGGACGCCCTCGACTCCGCCGTCGACCCCTTGAGGGAGTTCGCCAAGGACAGCGTCCGCCTCGTCAAGCGGTGCCACAAGCCCGACCGAAAGG AGTTCACGAAGGTGGCCATCCGTACAGCGATCGGGTTCGTGGTGATGGGATTCGTAGGGTTCTTCGTCAAACTCATATTTATCCCGATCAACAATATCATCGTCGGTTCCGGTTAG
- the LOC103983950 gene encoding protein CYPRO4, which yields MGGSHSREGLELSDSEEEEEEEQEEQEQETAGQPRDRVEAAGRSGEALTPAASLDEVDRKLQSLKLKYSNPSPSPQTRSPKDALKLYLHIGGSTPTARWVISDKLASYAFCRPSLSDDSDGEDNPSSPWFLRIGAKVRARVGPELQLKSFPDQRRVDFVADGVWAIKFPNLEGYRAFQSQYQSCLFENTYGVEANEENKMKVFGKDFMAWAQVDAEEDSIWADAEDSLEKSPEPLSTPSRVKQDLLEEFEEEANEGGIQSLALGALENSFLVSNSGIQVLRNFSHGVHGKGISVKISDNTGRAGGYSTPKKALLMRAETNMLLMSPAQAGKPHASGVHQVDIETGKVVTEWKFEKDGTDITMRDMANDSKGAQLDPSESTFLGLDDSRLCRWDMRDRRGIVQNLANAMESPVLQWTQGHQFSKGTNFQCFASTGDGSIVVGSLDGKIRLYSKSSMRMAKTAFPGLGSPITHVDVTFDGKWILGTTDTYLILISTVFKDKDGKEKTGFAGRMGNRIAAPRLLKLTPLDSHLAGENNKFHGGQFSWVTENGKQERHLVATVGKFSVIWNFQQVKISNHECYKNQEGLKSCYCYKVVPKDESIVDSRFMHEKFAVSESPEAPLVVATPMKVSSFSISSRR from the exons ATGGGAGGATCTCACAGCCGCGAGGGCTTGGAACTCTCCGAttccgaggaggaagaagaggaagaacaggAGGAACAAGAGCAAGAAACGGCAGGACAGCCACGAGATCGAGTGGAAGCCGCGGGCCGATCTGGTGAAGCCCTAACCCCGGCCGCCTCCCTTGATGAGGTCGATCGGAAGCTCCAATCCCTCAAGCTCAAGTACTCCAATCCCTCCCCGTCCCCCCAGACCCGTAGCCCCAAGGATGCCCTCAAGCTCTATCTCCATATCGGCGGCAGCACGCCCACCGCCCGCTGGGTCATCTCCGACAAGCTCGCCTCGTACGCCTTCTGCCGGCCCTCGCTCTCCGACGACTCCGATGGCGAGGATAATCCTTCTTCtccttggttcctgcggatcggcGCCAAGGTTCGCGCCAGGGTCGGCCCGGAGCTGCAGCTCAAATCGTTCCCGGACCAGCGCCGTGTCGATTTCGTCGCCGATGGGGTGTGGGCCATCAAGTTCCCGAATCTGGAAGGTTATCGGGCGTTCCAGAGTCAGTACCAGAGCTGCCTCTTTGAGAACACCTACGGCGTTGAAGCGAATGAGGAGAACAAGATGAAGGTGTTCGGAAAAGATTTCATGGCGTGGGCGCAGGTGGATGCCGAAGAGGACAGTATTTGGGCGGATGCGGAGGACAGCTTGGAGAAGAGTCCCGAGCCGTTGTCCACGCCAAGCAGGGTCAAGCAGGACCTACTGGAGGAGTTCGAGGAGGAGGCAAATGAAGGTGGGATACAGAGCCTAGCGCTCGGTGCGCTCGAGAACAGTTTCCTGGTGAGTAACTCAGGAATTCAGGTTCTCAGGAACTTTAGTCATGGAGTTCATGGCAAGGGGATTTCAGTGAAGATTTCAGATAATACGGGTCGAGCTGGTGGGTATTCGACgcccaagaaagcacttttgatgaGGGCGGAGACTAATATGTTGTTGATGAGCCCAGCACAAGCAGGAAAACCCCATGCAAGTGGGGTTCATCAAGTGGACATCGAGACTGGGAAGGTTGTCACGGAGTGGAAGTTTGAGAAGGATGGGACTGATATTACTATGAGAGACATGGCAAACGATAGCAAGGGTGCTCAGTTGGATCCATCAGAATCGACCTTCTTGGGATTGGATGACAGTAGGCTTTGCCGTTGGGATATGAGGGATCGCAGAGGGATAGTCCAGAACCTCGCAAATGCCATGGAGTCGCCAGTGTTGCAGTGGACGCAAGGTCACCAGTTCTCCAAGGGTACAAATTTCCAATGCTTTGCCTCAACAGGTGATGGTTCTATTGTGGTGGGGTCTCTGGATGGGAAGATACGACTATATTCGAAGAGTTCTATGAGGATGGCAAAGACTGCCTTCCCTGGGCTTGGATCGCCAATCACTCATGTGGATGTCACATTTGATGGAAAGTGGATACTGGGCACAACAGATACATACTTGATCCTTATAAGCACGGTATTTAAGGATAAAGATGGAAAGGAAAAGACTGGTTTTGCTGGGCGAATGGGGAACAGGATTGCTGCTCCAAGATTACTGAAGCTTACTCCATTGGATTCACATCTGGCTGGCGAGAACAATAAATTCCATGGGGGGCAGTTTTCATGG GTGACTGAAAATGGTAAGCAGGAGAGGCATTTAGTTGCGACCGTCGGCAAATTTAGCGTCATCTGGAACTTCCAGCAGGTAAAGATCAGCAACCACGAGTGCTACAAGAACCAGGAAGGGCTGAAGAGTTGCTATTGCTACAAGGTCGTCCCGAAGGATGAATCAATCGTGGACAGCCGCTTCATGCACGAGAAGTTTGCAGTTAGTGAATCTCCCGAGGCTCCTCTGGTTGTGGCCACCCCGATGAAGGTTAGCTCCTTCAGCATATCAAGCAGGCGGTAA
- the LOC135673051 gene encoding uncharacterized protein LOC135673051 isoform X2, with protein MLAADSMLQTSKLGLGIPRRRRIRGTTGPDSVKLGFRTRSAAQEQRTESGEMFSRRWMSCFRVCVGKGKKAEVESIRGGEDLWDAASAAQQGSFPEHLVVMVNGLVGSADDWRFAAEQFVKKLPDKVIVHRSECNSSRLTFDGVDLMGERLAEEVISVVKQRRGVHKISFVAHSLGGLIARYAIGRLYEPITTMESSVGTEDHEDRGTGIKGRIAGLEPMNFITFASPHLGSRGHRQLPFLCGLPFLERRASETAHLIVGRTGKHLFLTDNDDGKPPLLLRMVDDCDDIKSALHSFKRRVAYANANFDHMVGWRTSSIRHQRELPKHHLLVHDEKYPHVVYVDKGERINNHNEVSTVAEAPKDELEEEMIRGLKQVSWERVDVSFQKSRQRYIAHNTIQVKSYWLNSDGEDVIFHMIDNFLV; from the exons ATGCTCGCCGCCGATTCGATGCTCCAGACCTCGAAGCTCGGCTTGGGGATCCCCCGCAGGCGCCGGATCCGCGGCACCACGGGACCGGATTCCGTGAAATTAGGGTTCCGGACGCGATCCGCCGCTCAGGAACAGAGAACCGAGAGTGGGGAGATGTTTTCCCGCCGGTGGATGTCTTGCTTCAGGGTTTGCGTGGGCAAAGGGAAGAAGGCGGAGGTGGAGTCCATCCGCGGAGGTGAGGACCTCTGGGACGCTGCCTCGGCGGCGCAGCAGGGAAGCTTCCCGGAGCATCTCGTTGTAATGGTTAATGGCTTGGTTGGGAG TGCTGATGATTGGAGGTTTGCCGCCGAGCAGTTCGTCAAAAAGCTTCCAGATAAAGTAATCGTCCACC GCAGTGAGTGCAACTCTTCAAGGCTCACATTTGATGGGGTTGATTTGATGGGTGAAAGGCTAGCTGAAGAG GTTATATCAGTTGTTAAGCAAAGAAGGGGTGTACATAAAATTTCATTTGTGGCTCACTCTTTGGGTGGCTTAATAGCCAGATATGCTATTGGAAGGCTCTATGAACCTATCACAACAATGGAATCATCTGTTGGCACTGAAGATCATGAAGACAGAGGCACAGGCATCAAAGGTAGAATAGCTGGGTTAGAACCAATGAACTTTATAACATTTGCCTCGCCTCACTTAGGTTCAAGAGGCCATAGACAG CTTCCTTTTCTTTGTGGGCTTCCATTTCTGGAACGAAGGGCTTCTGAAACTGCACATTTGATTGTTGGGAGAACTGGAAAACATCTATTCCTGACAGATAATGATGATGGAAAGCCTCCGCTTCTCCTGCGGATGGTTGATGACTGTGATGATATCAA ATCAGCTTTGCACTCTTTCAAACGCCGAGTAGCTTATGCCAACGCAAATTTTGATC ACATGGTAGGATGGAGAACATCCTCAATTCGGCATCAACGTGAGTTACCAAAG CATCATCTTCTTGTGCATGACGAGAAGTATCCGCACGTTGTTTATGTGGATAAAGGAGAAAGGATAAACAATCATAATGAAGTATCTACAGTAGCAGAAGCTCCAAAAGATGAACTGGAAG AGGAGATGATCAGAGGTCTTAAACAAGTATCTTGGGAGCGTGTTGATGTAAGCTTTCAGAAAAGCAGACAGAGATATATAGCACACAATACAATCCAG GTCAAGAGCTACTGGTTGAACTCTGACGGTGAAGACGTGATCTTCCATATGATAGATAACTTCCTCGTCTAG
- the LOC135675059 gene encoding protein GLUTAMINE DUMPER 3-like has translation MRAGSGFNATATATAAAAPVYTGGHHSPVPYLFAGVAATLGLTACALLVLACFCSKFYDRLESRDAGASSGAAAGGGVGLCEEVIVVVMAGDEKPTFLAAPTSSRASSFVDWSCKKDDDDEEEEEKVEGSKRTDRKSSPD, from the coding sequence ATGAGGGCCGGGTCGGGTTTCAACGCAACGGCTACGGCTACGGCAGCGGCGGCGCCGGTGTACACGGGTGGCCACCACTCGCCGGTGCCGTACCTCTTCGCTGGCGTGGCGGCGACGCTGGGGCTCACCGCCTGCGCCCTCCTTGTTCTCGCTTGCTTCTGCTCGAAGTTCTATGACCGCCTAGAGAGCCGCGACGCTGGTGCCAGCAGCGGCGCTGCCGCAGGCGGTGGCGTGGGGTTGTGTGAGGAGGTGATCGTGGTGGTCATGGCGGGGGATGAGAAGCCGACGTTCCTGGCGGCCCCGACGTCGAGCCGGGCGTCCTCCTTTGTGGATTGGAGCTGCAAGAAGGATGAtgatgacgaggaggaggaggagaaggttgaGGGGAGTAAAAGGACCGACCGGAAAAGCAGCCCAGACTAA